ATAAAATCGGAACAGTAGCCAATATCATTAAGGTGCTGCAAATGCCTGATGGCAATACAACTGTCATTATTCAGGGTAAACAACGCTTTAAACTGACAGAAGCGATTCAGTCAGAGCCCTATCTGAAAGCAAAAGTTGAGCGATTCAAGGAAGAAAAACCAAAGGTTAATAAAGAATTCAAGGCGCTTATTTCTTCAATTAAGGAACTGGCACTGCAAATTATCCAATTGTCGCCGAATCTTCCAAGTGAAGCAGGCATTGCGATAAAAAACATAGAAAGTCCGACTTTCCTGGTCAACTTCATCGCTTCAAACATGAGTCTGGAAGTAGAAAGTAAACAGGAATTACTGGAAATGAAAGACTTTGAGAAGCGTGCAAAGCAATTGCTGGAATACCTCACAACCGAAATCCAGTTGCTTGAACTGAAAAACCAGATTCAGAATAAAGTGCGCATAGATCTGGACAAGCAGCAACGCGATTACTTTCTTAATCAGCAAATCAAGACTATTCAGGAGGAATTGGGAGGCAGTACTCCGGATCTGGAACTGGAAGAACTGAAAAAGCGCGCCAAGTCCAAGAAATGGAAAGATGATGTCGCCAAACACTTTAATAAAGAAATTGAAAAATTAGCCCGCATCAATCCCGCTGCTGCAGATTACTCCGTTCAGCTCAACTATCTGGAACTGCTACTGGATCTGCCATGGGGAGAATATACAAAAGACAATTTCGATCTGGCACGTGCACAGAAAGTACTGGACAAAGATCATTACGGCCTGGAAAAAGTAAAGCAGCGTATCGTTGAATACCTTGCTGTACTGAAGCTTAAAAATGATATGAAAGCTCCGATTCTGTGTCTGGTAGGCCCTCCGGGAGTTGGTAAAACTTCTTTAGGCAAATCAATAGCACGCGCTTTGGGACGTAAATATACCCGTATGGCTCTGGGTGGAGTACGTGATGAGGCCGAGATAAGAGGGCACCGCAAAACCTACATAGGCGCTATGCCGGGACGCATTGTGCAATCCCTTAAGAAAGCCGGAACCTCTAACCCGGTATTTGTACTGGATGAGATTGACAAAATAGGTGCAGACTTCAAAGGAGATCCTTCTTCTGCCCTACTGGAGGTTCTTGATCCGGAGCAAAACACTGCTTTCTACGATCATTATGTGGAGATGGAATACGATTTGTCGAAGGTTATGTTTATTGCTACTGCAAACTCATTAAATGGTGTACAACCTGCCTTACTTGACCGTATGGAAATCATTGAGGTCAACGGATATACGATAGAGGAAAAGATAGAAATAGCGAAAAAACACCTTCTTCCAAAACAACGTGAGATGCACGGCCTGCAGACTAAAGATGTAGCGATGCGTCCAAAAGTGGTCGAAAAGATTATTGAGGATTACACACGTGAATCAGGTGTCCGCGGACTGGAAAAGAAAATAGGTTCTGTAGTACGTGGTATAGCTACCCGTATTGTAATGCAAAAGGAGTATGATCCGAATGTGTCTGAAGCCGATATTGAACAAATCCTGGGAGCACCTATTTTCGACAAAGATATGTATGAAAACAATGATGTAGCAGGTGTAGTCACAGGTCTTGCATGGACTTCTGTAGGTGGTGATATTCTGTTTATAGAATCGAGCCTGAGTCCCGGAAAAGGCAAACTAAGTATGACAGGTAATCTGGGTGAAGTCATGAAAGAATCTGCCAGTATAGCTATGGCATACCTCAGATCTCATGCTGAAGAGTTTGGCATCAATTATAAAGTATTTGATCAGTGGGATGTAAATATACATGTGCCGGCCGGTGCTACTCCGAAAGACGGTCCTTCGGCGGGTGTGACAATGCTGACTGCATTGACCTCATTATTCACACAAAGACAGGTCAAAGCTAAACTGGCCATGACAGGTGAGATCACGCTAAGAGGTAAAGTGCTTCCTGTAGGCGGAATCAAGGAGAAGATTTTAGCAGCTAAACGGGCAAATATCAAAGAAATTATCCTCTGTAAATCGAATCAGAAAGACATTATAGAGATCAAAGAGGATTATATCAAAGACCTGACGTTTCATTATGTTACCGAGATGTCTGAAGTTATTAAATTAGCATTACTGGACAAGAAAGTAAAAAACGCTAAAGTTCTGGATATCAATAGCAAAGAGGGTTAACATAAAGGTATAAAATAATGGAACCCCTGAAGCGGGGAGCTTCAGGGGTATCCAAACCAATTATTAACCTAAATTATGAAATTTTTATATTTCGCTATTATAAACGTCTGCGAAATTTATTTATTGTATTCTTTTAAAAATATTTTCACTTATTTATTTTGACCGGAATAATTGCAGCAGCAAAGCTACGGTCAATAAGAAGCTCATCAGAAATCCCAACCAGGAAAGCAGCGGTATATCCCATAACAAATAGCCAACTCTTCCGTGCGCAAGAATACTTGCCCCTATCCCAAATGTCATAGCCAATATGGACAGCATCAGCTTATTCCCCATTCTGTGTAGAATAACCTGAAAACTATCAAAATCTCTGAGCTTGTGATGAAGAAGTATTTTATCATTCTTAACCTTATCCAGCAGAGCCATTGCATCTTCCGGAATGTCACTCCACAATCCTTTTAAAAACTTAGCTTTCTCTATCGTCTGTTCTCTGAGATACCCGGGAGATATTTTTTGCCTGGCAATTCTGTCTGCAAACGGAGAAATACTCTTCGGAATATTGAGATCTGCATCCAGTTGCCGGCCTATTCCTTCCAATAAAACAATACCGCGTATCAGAATATAAATAAAGTCAGGCATCAGTATATGATTATGTTGTAAGGTATTATTTACCATACGCAACAATACTGAAATTTCAATGTTGGCCAATGAATTTTGATCCAGGATATCGAAAATCTCATAGGCATCACGCTCAAGCCTTCGCTCATCCTCTATATGCTGCACAACGGCTAATTTTTTGATGTTACGGATCAGATCTCTCGCATCTTTCATCAGAAAATTGATGACCATAGCTTCAATCAGTTTTCTGTCCATAGGAATCATCATGCCCATAGCTCCGAAATCTATAAAAACTATTTGTCCTCTCTTATTGACAAATACATTTCCCGGGTGAGGGTCAGCATGGAAAAACCCATGTACCAGCACCTGTTCCAGATACAGATCAAGTCCTTCCTGAACAATAGATTTCGGATCTAAACTCATTACTTTCAATCCCTCTACATCGTTGATTTTGACCCCATCAATAAATTCCATACAAAGCATTTCATCGTCAGAATATGCTCTGTATACCTTTGGAACGTAAACCTGTGTATTCTCTTTGAAATTTTTGCGGAAACGTTCTATATTATTCAGCTCATTTACAAAAGATAACTCGCGCATCAGCGAATTTTCAAATGACAGAATGATCTGATAAAGGTTCATTTTATAAATGACCTCATACTTACTTTCCAGAAATTTTGTCAGGTCTTTGATAAAAGCCAGATCCGCAGTAATGACTTCTCTGATATTGCTCCTTTTGATTTTAATGACTGCATCTTTCCCGGATTTGAGACGAACTTTATACACCTGACCAATAGATGCTGCAGCCAGAGGCTTCTCATCAATATATTCAAAATGCTCTTCCGGTACTATATCAAAATGCTCACGTAGTTTTTGCCTTACATCCATTTCCTCAGGAGGTACATTATCCTGAAGCTTCACCAGTTCATCGCGCAAATCTTTGGGGATAATATCTTCTCTGTTGCTCAGCAACTGCCCCAGTTTAATAAATGTCGGTCCCAGCTCTTCTATTGCCAGTCTGATACGTACATTAAAATCCTTTTCAAAAAGCTTCTCCGTATTGCTATTCAGATGTAACAGGCTGTCCGGTACAAAAGTATCTATATTAGAACGGGAGATCAGTTCTCCGAATCCATACTGTGACAATATTTTCGCTATACGTCCTACCCTTTTTATTTTCGATATTTCATATATCATATACCTCTACTTTTCTTGCTTGCCGCTTATACTTCCATCCACTCCCAATACAGATACCACTTTATCTCCCAGGCGGGTAATATCGGATTTAAGTCCTATCATTACGGTCATGGCATTAATTGGCGTATTCTGAATCTTGGTAAAACTGTGCACATACCCCACTTCCAGACCGACGAAAAACCCTTTGAATTTATAATCAGCCCCTACACCAAGTTTTGAAGAAAAATTAAATTTGGATTTCTTTTCGATCTCAACGACTGATGTAGCATCATTGACGATAGCCCGCGGTTCAAGGAAAATTCCGAAACCGGGACCGATATAGCCATATGTATTGAGTCGCTTATACTGTTTTCGCATACCACCTGAAAGACTCAGATTGTAAAATGTTGCGTCTCCGTTATTAATACGATAGGGACTCGTATTATCCAGCAATTGCTGCTTATAACCAAATGAAAGCGTGTAAAGTACAGGCATAACATAAAAGCGGCTGTCTTTCAGAGAAATATCAAGCCCCATACTTCCTGAAAACTTTGGTGTAAGAACATCTTTGGTCTTTCCCATAGGAAATGCAAGCCCTGTACCTCCGAAATAATAAACTTTACGATAATGTAATGTGTCTACACCCGACTGCGCCCTGACGGCTCCCTGAACACAAAACAGAAGAAGGAGAAAAGCTAAACTTGTTTTCATTAACATATACTTGTTTTCCAAAAAACACTTAACCTCTCCAAAGGTTTGTGAACCGACACAATATTTGCTATAAAAAGTTTTTTGCCTGAGGCCCCTGATTGAAGAGCAAATCAATAATACTCAGGTTGGGCATAAAGCCGTTATTGTTTTCAAACACCTGATAATACGGAATAGCAGGTTCTTGTAAAGAAGGCTTCCTGGGGTGCATCATAGAACGCAGATCCAGTGCATTTTCATCTTCACGGACATAAGTATCTGTATCTGTTACTGTTCTGTTCAGTTTAAGCAACTTCAGCATCAACAAAAGCTGTTCTTTGTTCAGTTCATACAGAAATTCGTATTCCTGTTTGTAGAAATGTGCAAAGTCATCTTCATAATATTCGAAATAAGCTGAACTTCTATAAGCTGTCTGCAGGCTCAGCCAGTGTAATCTTTGCCAGTTGTGATCATAATTGATGCGGATATCTCCCATGGCAACATGATCCTTGCGTTTATGCATGATCGGCACCGTCAAATCCAGTTTGCCATTTGAAGTCATGATACTCGTTCTGTTTCTATATGTCTGCTTTGGATAATGTTCTTTTTTCTCCAGAAGCAAAGGCAGGTCATGTTGTTTGATAACATGAAAATAAGAAACAGGTGGCAAATAGCAGGCCGGCAATAAGATATGATTTGACATAATGAAATTAGCTCTTTATTATAAGGCAAAAGTAACTTAAATTAAGGATATTTGTAGCAAAATAGCATTTCAAGAGATATAGCATGAAAATAAAATTGTTGTCAGGTATTCTTTTCTGCCTTTCTATATTACCCTTTTGGGTTCTTTATGCGCTCTCTGATCTTTTCTATTATCTTCTTTTTTACGGGATCAAATATCGTAAAAAAGTAGTACTGGAAAACCTTAAGAATGCCTTTCCGGAAAAGACTGAAAAAGAAAGACTTTTGATCGCCAAAAGATTTTACCGCTTCTTTCCGGATCTGGTCATAGAAGCTGTAAAAATGGCGAGTATCTCAGCCAGTCAAGTTAAGAAACGTATAGAACTGGTCAATCCGGAAGAAGTATACCGGCATTTTGATGCAGGCAAATCGGTGATCGGTGTGACAGCACATTATTGTAACTGGGAATTAGGTATTCACCGCTTAAGTCTCATGACTCCCAATCCGGTTTTAATTATATACAAACCACTCAATAATACCGCCTTCAATACCCTTTATAACAATATAAGAAGCCGGTTTGGAGCACAGATGGTACCTATGAAGCAAATTTTGAGAGCTATCATACGGTTAAAAAAACAACCTCATATCAGTATGTTTGTCGCAGATCAGACGCCGGTTTATCAGGATTCGGATTATTTTCTGGAATTTCTAAACCAGGAAACGCTGGTGTATACAGGTACAGAACGGATCGCCCGAATG
The Sphingobacterium spiritivorum genome window above contains:
- the lon gene encoding endopeptidase La: MSKFEPFDFNQAIPIINEDTEFFPLLSQQDEDEMSNADIPEVLAILPLRNTVLFPGVVIPITVGRDKSIKLVKDAYKGDKTIGVVSQKDMTIEDPNVEQLNKIGTVANIIKVLQMPDGNTTVIIQGKQRFKLTEAIQSEPYLKAKVERFKEEKPKVNKEFKALISSIKELALQIIQLSPNLPSEAGIAIKNIESPTFLVNFIASNMSLEVESKQELLEMKDFEKRAKQLLEYLTTEIQLLELKNQIQNKVRIDLDKQQRDYFLNQQIKTIQEELGGSTPDLELEELKKRAKSKKWKDDVAKHFNKEIEKLARINPAAADYSVQLNYLELLLDLPWGEYTKDNFDLARAQKVLDKDHYGLEKVKQRIVEYLAVLKLKNDMKAPILCLVGPPGVGKTSLGKSIARALGRKYTRMALGGVRDEAEIRGHRKTYIGAMPGRIVQSLKKAGTSNPVFVLDEIDKIGADFKGDPSSALLEVLDPEQNTAFYDHYVEMEYDLSKVMFIATANSLNGVQPALLDRMEIIEVNGYTIEEKIEIAKKHLLPKQREMHGLQTKDVAMRPKVVEKIIEDYTRESGVRGLEKKIGSVVRGIATRIVMQKEYDPNVSEADIEQILGAPIFDKDMYENNDVAGVVTGLAWTSVGGDILFIESSLSPGKGKLSMTGNLGEVMKESASIAMAYLRSHAEEFGINYKVFDQWDVNIHVPAGATPKDGPSAGVTMLTALTSLFTQRQVKAKLAMTGEITLRGKVLPVGGIKEKILAAKRANIKEIILCKSNQKDIIEIKEDYIKDLTFHYVTEMSEVIKLALLDKKVKNAKVLDINSKEG
- a CDS encoding ABC1 kinase family protein produces the protein MIYEISKIKRVGRIAKILSQYGFGELISRSNIDTFVPDSLLHLNSNTEKLFEKDFNVRIRLAIEELGPTFIKLGQLLSNREDIIPKDLRDELVKLQDNVPPEEMDVRQKLREHFDIVPEEHFEYIDEKPLAAASIGQVYKVRLKSGKDAVIKIKRSNIREVITADLAFIKDLTKFLESKYEVIYKMNLYQIILSFENSLMRELSFVNELNNIERFRKNFKENTQVYVPKVYRAYSDDEMLCMEFIDGVKINDVEGLKVMSLDPKSIVQEGLDLYLEQVLVHGFFHADPHPGNVFVNKRGQIVFIDFGAMGMMIPMDRKLIEAMVINFLMKDARDLIRNIKKLAVVQHIEDERRLERDAYEIFDILDQNSLANIEISVLLRMVNNTLQHNHILMPDFIYILIRGIVLLEGIGRQLDADLNIPKSISPFADRIARQKISPGYLREQTIEKAKFLKGLWSDIPEDAMALLDKVKNDKILLHHKLRDFDSFQVILHRMGNKLMLSILAMTFGIGASILAHGRVGYLLWDIPLLSWLGFLMSFLLTVALLLQLFRSK
- a CDS encoding WbqC family protein, translating into MSNHILLPACYLPPVSYFHVIKQHDLPLLLEKKEHYPKQTYRNRTSIMTSNGKLDLTVPIMHKRKDHVAMGDIRINYDHNWQRLHWLSLQTAYRSSAYFEYYEDDFAHFYKQEYEFLYELNKEQLLLMLKLLKLNRTVTDTDTYVREDENALDLRSMMHPRKPSLQEPAIPYYQVFENNNGFMPNLSIIDLLFNQGPQAKNFL
- a CDS encoding lysophospholipid acyltransferase family protein, which translates into the protein MKIKLLSGILFCLSILPFWVLYALSDLFYYLLFYGIKYRKKVVLENLKNAFPEKTEKERLLIAKRFYRFFPDLVIEAVKMASISASQVKKRIELVNPEEVYRHFDAGKSVIGVTAHYCNWELGIHRLSLMTPNPVLIIYKPLNNTAFNTLYNNIRSRFGAQMVPMKQILRAIIRLKKQPHISMFVADQTPVYQDSDYFLEFLNQETLVYTGTERIARMTHDPIVYCHIGRKEKRGYYYCKFTTLVEDVSLYAEHEITHLHNKFTEDIIKEKPEYWLWSHRRWKRKRRK